A genome region from Coffea arabica cultivar ET-39 chromosome 7e, Coffea Arabica ET-39 HiFi, whole genome shotgun sequence includes the following:
- the LOC113701031 gene encoding uncharacterized protein — translation MARNEEKAQSMLNRFIAMKADEKKKPKERRPFLASECRDLAEADKWRQQIMREIGRKVAEIQNEGLGEHRLRDLNDEINKLIREKGHWERRIIELGGPNYIKNSAKMTDLDGNIVDVPNPGGRGPGYRYFGAAKKLPGVRELFEKPPELRKRRTRYDIYKRIDASYYGYRDDEDGILEKLEGPAEEKMRAAALADWNADLEKKKEARRGVKSGEVAEAGLASKILYEEVEDVIEEERRMEREREEKEKEKEFVVHVPLPDDKMIERMVLEKKKMELLSKYASDDLVEEQSEAKAMLNIQR, via the exons ATGGCGAGAAACGAAGAGAAAGCTCAATCGATGCTAAACAGGTTCATAGCAATGAAAGCCGATGAGAAGAAGAAGCCCAAGGAACGGCGTCCATTTCTAGCCTCAGAGTGCCGGGATTTAGCCGAAGCAGATAAATGGAGGCAGCAAATTATGCGGGAAATTGGGCGGAAGGTCGCGGAGATTCAGAACGAAGGGTTAGGGGAACATAGGTTGAGGGACCTTAATGATGAGATTAATAAGTTGATTAGAGAAAAAGGGCATTGGGAACGAAGGATAATTGAGCTTGGTGGACCAAATTACATAAAGAATTCGGCAAAGATGACGGATTTAGATGGGAATATCGTTGATGTTCCGAACCCTGGTGGACGTGGCCCTGGATATAGGTATTTTGGGGCAGCAAAGAAGCTACCTGGTGTTAGGGAGTTGTTTGAGAAGCCACCTGAGTTGCGTAAAAGGCGAACGAG GTATGACATTTACAAGAGGATTGATGCAAGTTATTATGGGTATAGGGATGATGAGGATGGGATTTTGGAGAAGTTAGAGGGGCCAGCAGAGGAGAAGATGAGGGCTGCGGCCTTGGCAGATTGGAATGCAGATTtagagaaaaagaaggaagCGAGGAGAGGAGTAAAGAGCGGGGAAGTTGCAGAAGCTGGGTTGGCATCTAAGATCTTGTATGAGGAGGTGGAAGATGTAATTGAGGAGGAAAGGAGGATGGAGAgggaaagagaggaaaaagagaaggaGAAGGAATTTGTGGTACATGTGCCATTACCGGATGACAAGATGATTGAGAGAATGGTGctagaaaagaagaagatggagCTCTTGAGTAAGTATGCAAGTGATGATTTAGTCGAGGAGCAGAGTGAAGCAAAGGCTATGCTTAATATTCAACGGTAG
- the LOC113701885 gene encoding carbamoyl phosphate synthase small chain, chloroplastic, whose amino-acid sequence MTMDCSLRLIHNSPLSTTAFLPKKVRLFTVKCSSSQGFSSVGLAERPWKVADARLVLEDGSIWRAKSFGASGTQVGEVVFNTSLTGYQEILTDPSYAGQFVLMTNPHIGNTGVNFDDEESVQCFLAGLVIRSLSISTSNWRCAETLSDYLAARNIMGIYDVDTRAITRRLRDDGSLIGVLSTEELKSDEELLEISRTWDIVGIDLISGVSCKTPYEWVDRTGSEWDFNFSARSKENLHVVAYDFGIKHNILRRLASYGCKITVVPSTWPASDTLKMKPDGVLFSNGPGDPSAVPYAVDTVREIIGKIPVFGICMGHQLLGQALGGKTFKMKFGHHGGNHPVRNIRNGSVEISAQNHNYAVDPASLPSGVEVTHVNLNDGSCAGLAFSQLKLMSLQYHPEASPGPHDSDPVFGEFIQLMKQEKVKA is encoded by the exons ATGACGATGGATTGTTCTTTGAGACTAATTCACAATAGCCCTTTATCAACGACTGCTTTTTTACCTAAAAAAGTCAGGCTTTTTACCGTCAAATGCTCCTCCTCTCAGGGCTTCTCTTCTGTTG GTTTAGCTGAAAGACCTTGGAAGGTAGCAGATGCTCGACTAGTGCTTGAGGACGGTTCAATTTGGAGGGCAAAATCGTTTGGTGCATCAGGAACCCAAGTTGGGGAAGTGGTTTTCAATACATCTTTAACAGG ATATCAGGAGATCCTTACAGATCCTAGTTATGCTGGCCAGTTTGTTTTGATGACAAACCCCCATATTGGCAACACTGGCGTGAATTTTG ATGATGAAGAATCAGTGCAATGCTTTCTAGCAGGACTAGTAATCAGAAGCTTGAGCATCAG TACCTCGAATTGGAGATGCGCAGAGACACTTAGTGACTATTTGGCAGCGAGGAACATCATGGGCATAT ATGATGTTGACACTCGTGCAATTACTCGGAGATTGAGAGACGATGGTAGCCTTATTGGTGTTTTAAGCACTGAAGAATTGAAATCAGATGAAGAACTCCTAGAAATTTCTCGTACTTGGGACATTGTAG GTATTGATCTAATAAGTGGTGTCTCCTGTAAAACTCCTTATGAATGGGTTGATCGGACAGGTTCGGAGTGGGATTTCAACTTTAGTGCAAGGAGTAAGGAGAATTTACAT GTTGTTGCGTATGATTTTGGTATCAAACATAACATACTTAGGCGCCTAGCATCTTATGGCTGTAAAATCACTGTCGTTCCATCAACATGGCCAGCATCTGATACTTTAAAGATGAAACCAGATGGAGTTCTTTTTAGCAATGGTCCTGGAGATCCATCTGCAGTTCCTTATGCTGTTGATACCGTCAGagaaataattggaaaaatcCCAGTTTTTGGGATTTGTATGGGCCATCAATTACTTGGTCAAGCACTGGGGGGAAAAACGTTTAAAATGAAGTTTGGTCACCATGGAGGCAATCATCCAGTTCGTAACATCCGGAATGGCAGTGTGGAGATCAGTGCTCAG AATCATAATTATGCTGTTGACCCTGCATCATTACCCAGTGGCGTAGAAGTGACCCATGTTAACCTCAATGATGGGAGCTGTGCTGGTCTTGCATTCTCCCAATTGAAGCTTATGTCTCTCCAATACCATCCTGAAGCGTCTCCTGGACCTCATGATTCAGATCCTG TATTTGGGGAATTTATACAACTCATGAAGCAAGAAAAAGTAAAGGCCTGA